The sequence CGCTTGGCTTAGCCGACTCACCCGTTCCGTGTTCGTAGACCCCGATCAGCATACTGGTCATTTCCCGGGCCGTCTTGGCCGAAATGACGTGCTTGGTCTTGGTCCCCTTGTTCTGGGCGATCACCCGACCAGAGGCATCCTCGATCTTGGTGATGTAATGGGCCGTTGGCATTTGCCCCTCATTATCGAAGGTCGCGTAGGCGCGGGCCAGTTGCTGCGGTGAAACCCCCTTGGTCATTCCCCCGAGGGCCAGCGCCAGGTTCTTGTCGCCCTTTTCCACCGGCAGGCCAAATTTCTTGGCCATCTGGTAGCCCTGGTTGACCCCGATCTTGTTCAGCAGCCAAACCGCCGGGGCATTCAGACTCTCATAGAGGGCCTTGTACATCGGCACGCTGCCGCTGTAAGTGTCGTCATAGTTCTTCGGCGTGTAGTTGTTGGTTCCATACGTCTGCTTCTTATCCTGAAGCGTCGAGTCGTAGAAGTAGCCGTGTTCCAGTGCCGGCGTGTAGACGACGATTGGCTTGATCGTCGAACCCGGCTGCCGGCGGATCTGGGTCGCCCGGTTAAAGCCCCGGAAGACGTGCTTGCCCCGGCCACCAACGACGGCGGTCACCCCACCGGTCTTCGGATCCATGGCGATCGACGCCGACTGGACCTTGGTCCCATCGGCCGAGTCCGCCGGGAAATTGTCGTCATCATCGTAGGTCTGTTGCATTGAGCGCTGTTGATCCTGGTCCAGGGTCGTGTAGACCTTGTAGCCGTCGTTCATGATGTCCTTTTCGGAAATTCCGTACTTGCTCTCCGCCTCGGAAATAACCGCGTCAAAGAAGTACGGGTACTTGTAGGTGTCGTTTGGCACGTAGCCATTCGTCACGCTCAGCGCCGTCTGCTTGTAGCGGTTGGCCTCCGTTTGGGTCAGCTTGTGGTTTTCCACCATCAGCTGGAGAACCAGATTACGCCGCTGCTTGGTGGCCGCCGGGTGCTCGATCGGGTCGTAAATTCCCGGCGAGGTCAGCATCCCCGCCAAGGTGGCAGCCTGAGGAACCGTCAGCTCGCTGGCGTCCTCGTTAAAGTAGCGCTTAGCAGCGTCCTGAACCCCCCAGACGCCGTGTCCGAAGTAGGCGTTATTGAGATACATGGTCAAAATATCGCGCTTGCTGTACTGGTTTTCCACCTCGATGGCAATGAAGATCTCCTTTGCCTTTCTCGAGAATGTCTGTTCCTGGGTCAAGAAGGCGTTCTTGACCAGCTGCTGGGTCAGGGTACTCCCCCCACCGGAGATGTAGTCCTGGTGCAGGAGCTTGTTGCGGACGAGCAGGAAGGCCGCCCGACCGAGCCCCTTGACCGAGAAGCCGTGCTCATGGTAGAAATTACGGTCTTCGGTCGAGAGAACGGCATCCGGCACGTTCTGGGAAATCTTGCTGAGACTCACGTAGGTTCCCTTCTGGGCGTAGAGGCTGCCGGCCGACTGCTTGTTGCGGTCGTAAATGATGGTTGAACGCTCCAGGCGATTCTTCAGGTTGCCGACGTCGGCCGTCTTGGCCACAAAGGTGAGGTGAATGCTCATCACCAGAAAGGCCGCCAGGAAAACAACGATAATCCACCGCGTCAGCTGATAGCGATGCCAGAACCGGCGAAGCCAGCCCCGTGCACGCTGGCCGCCACGCTTGGTGCCCGCCCAAATGCGTGCCCAGGCCGCCTTCAGCCACGCTTTTACTTGTT comes from Limosilactobacillus sp. and encodes:
- a CDS encoding PBP1A family penicillin-binding protein, giving the protein MKREPQKTPFKEQVKAWLKAAWARIWAGTKRGGQRARGWLRRFWHRYQLTRWIIVVFLAAFLVMSIHLTFVAKTADVGNLKNRLERSTIIYDRNKQSAGSLYAQKGTYVSLSKISQNVPDAVLSTEDRNFYHEHGFSVKGLGRAAFLLVRNKLLHQDYISGGGSTLTQQLVKNAFLTQEQTFSRKAKEIFIAIEVENQYSKRDILTMYLNNAYFGHGVWGVQDAAKRYFNEDASELTVPQAATLAGMLTSPGIYDPIEHPAATKQRRNLVLQLMVENHKLTQTEANRYKQTALSVTNGYVPNDTYKYPYFFDAVISEAESKYGISEKDIMNDGYKVYTTLDQDQQRSMQQTYDDDDNFPADSADGTKVQSASIAMDPKTGGVTAVVGGRGKHVFRGFNRATQIRRQPGSTIKPIVVYTPALEHGYFYDSTLQDKKQTYGTNNYTPKNYDDTYSGSVPMYKALYESLNAPAVWLLNKIGVNQGYQMAKKFGLPVEKGDKNLALALGGMTKGVSPQQLARAYATFDNEGQMPTAHYITKIEDASGRVIAQNKGTKTKHVISAKTAREMTSMLIGVYEHGTGESAKPSGYTVAGKTGTTNSGVKGDESNDRDKWIVGYTPDVVVATWEGYDDTNKGHVLNDITERSINALFKNELTGILDNTPGTKFTVKDAQTRATSQTKGKSSGWKSLFNNDGDMLNQFNQSVNNFGNKAKQWWSGVKSLF